Proteins from one Fragaria vesca subsp. vesca linkage group LG6, FraVesHawaii_1.0, whole genome shotgun sequence genomic window:
- the LOC101302288 gene encoding disease resistance protein At4g27190-like: MGEIVLGILGPVMQLGEWMWTPVKRGMSYMVHYKRNLQSLGLQVQKLEVMQNYHKESVDTAEMSGDRIKPEVQEWLIEADNTMTHVRQLNGEAEVGEKRFVGWCPDLKWRYNLGKKAWNLRATVNKLVEEAKFESVALGVRRVPEVQNLIFTEGFEPFEATRQAMDRVMDVLKKEEITVIGVYGMGGIGKTTLVKQVGAQVCRDGFFDSMIMAVFTQNPVVMQIQDQLANMLTLKLPETTEILRAARLRERMLRGKKILVILDDIWRTIDLSSIGIPGFDELGRCDSKVILTTRIFNVCHAMGSQVKIPLNLLSEDDSWNLFVKNARKSFESTNLCKVAKQVANECGGLPVALITVAKALGDKDQLEEWQEAARRLKISQPASFDDDEQDYDIPIKDLIKYGLGKGLFRDAATLEEARSRAHSVINYLKSSNLLLEGKTHPFIFARKKYVRMHDVIRDMAMLIAASEYGDGFLVKAGTELTVWPSNAYEGHSAISLMKNDIRKLPQELVCPKLQNLLLQHNQNICEIPETFFESLNELKVLDFSATSISTLPHSLSLLTNLQALYFDHCRPIRNVSLLGELKKLEILSLSGSCHEELPKEIGNLAKLRMLDITLSTSVMRIPSNLISRLSRLEELYMRYSFKEWGSKVEGEGEETNVRFDELVGLSHLNILEVDIIDAECLPANVSCIPSWEKFYISIAGKKYRPPLSYVLGSLLANHSKVNSRGLELTRTINSFPVGLIVLLPKERSNFGTQSART; the protein is encoded by the exons ATGGGGGAGATTGTTTTGGGAATTCTTGGTCCAGTAATGCAACTTGGAGAGTGGATGTGGACTCCTGTGAAGCGTGGGATGAGTTACATGGTTCATTACAAGAGAAACTTGCAGTCTCTTGGCCTTCAAGTTCAGAAGCTTGAGGTGATGCAGAATTATCATAAAGAATCTGTGGACACTGCTGAAATGAGTGGAGACAGAATCAAGCCTGAGGTTCAAGAATGGCTAATAGAAGCTGATAATACCATGACACATGTGAGGCAACTGAATGGTGAAGCTGAGGTAGGTGAAAAGCGCTTTGTAGGATGGTGTCCGGATTTGAAATGGCGCTACAATTTGGGGAAGAAAGCATGGAATCTGAGAGCTACAGTTAACAAGCTGGTAGAAGAGGCAAAATTTGAGAGTGTTGCACTTGGAGTTCGTCGAGTGCCTGAAGTTCAGAACTTAATCTTTACTGAAGGATTTGAACCATTTGAAGCAACTAGACAAGCCATGGATAGAGTTATGGACGTGCTGAAGAAAGAAGAGATCACAGTCATTGGGGTCTACGGCATGGGTGGCATAGGAAAAACCACTTTGGTGAAACAAGTTGGTGCACAAGTGTGTAGAGATGGGTTCTTTGATAGTATGATTATGGCTGTTTTCACTCAGAACCCGGTGGTGATGCAAATTCAAGACCAACTTGCAAATATGCTGACCTTGAAGTTGCCTGAAACAACAGAAATACTAAGAGCTGCTAGATTGAGGGAGAGGATGTTGAGAGGAAAGAAAATCCTTGTAATCTTGGACGATATTTGGAGGACAATAGATTTGTCTAGCATAGGAATTCCTGGCTTTGACGAGCTTGGAAGATGTGATTCCAAAGTTATCCTTACCACAAGGATATTCAACGTGTGTCATGCCATGGGGAGTCAAGTGAAGATCCCACTCAACCTATTATCAGAAGATGATTCGTGGAACTTGTTTGTGAAGAATGCCAGAAAGTCTTTTGAGTCAACCAATCTCTGTAAGGTAGCAAAGCAAGTAGCTAATGAGTGTGGTGGCCTCCCAGTTGCATTGATCACAGTTGCAAAGGCACTTGGAGATAAAGACCAGTTGGAAGAATGGCAAGAAGCGGCGCGACGGCTAAAGATCTCCCAGCCTGCTAGTTTTGATGATGACGAAC AAGACTATGATATCCCAATAAAGGACTTGATCAAGTATGGACTTGGGAAAGGGTTATTTAGGGATGCTGCCACATTGGAAGAAGCCAGAAGCAGAGCGCATTCGGTGATCAATTATCTTAAGTCTTCCAACTTGCTTTTGGAAGGTAAAACTCACCCCTTCATATTTGCAAGGAAAAAGTACGTAAGGATGCATGATGTTATTCGGGATATGGCCATGTTAATTGCAGCATCTGAATATGGTGATGGATTTTTGGTCAAAGCTGGGACTGAATTAACCGTCTGGCCAAGTAATGCATATGAAGGCCACTCTGCAATCTCTTTGATGAAGAACGATATTCGGAAGCTTCCTCAAGAGTTGGTATGTCCAAAGCTCCAGAATTTATTACTGCAACATAATCAAAATATATGTGAGATCCCAGAAACATTTTTTGAAAGCTTGAATGAGTTAAAGGTCTTAGATTTCAGTGCCACTAGTATATCGACTTTACCCCACTCTTTGAGTCTGCTAACCAACCTTCAGGCATTGTATTTTGATCATTGCCGTCCAATAAGAAATGTTTCTCTGTTAGGAGAACTGAAGAAACTTGAAATTCTTAGCCTGAGTGGATCATGCCATGAGGAATTACCTAAGGAAATAGGAAATTTGGCTAAGCTCAGAATGCTTGATATTACTTTGAGTACATCCGTGATGAGAATTCCATCCAATTTGATATCAAGGTTGTCTAGGTTAGAAGAACTATACATGCGATATAGTTTTAAGGAGTGGGGGAGTAAAGTTGAGGGAGAAGGAGAAGAAACCAATGTTAGATTTGATGAGTTGGTTGGCCTGTCACACTTGAACATTTTGGAGGTTGACATAATCGATGCAGAGTGCTTGCCTGCGAATGTGAGCTGCATTCCCAGTTGGGAAAAGTTTTACATAAGTATCGCAGGCAAGAAATATCGTCCCCCGCTTAGCTATGTTTTGGGTTCTCTTTTAGCGAATCATAGTAAGGTAAATTCAAGAGGGTTGGAGCTTACCAGAACCATAAACAGCTTCCCAGTTGGTTTAATAGTGCTGTTACCCAAAGAGCGCAGCAACTTTGGTACACAGAGTGCGAGGACTTGA
- the LOC101302579 gene encoding apyrase 1-like, protein MVFYVMPSQTPIQIHSSSDSKTSYVVIFDAGSCVHVFCFDHNLNLLPIGKDLELFLQTKPGLSSYASNPRSAALSLSDLLHKAEATIPKDLRPFTPVRVGATTGLRALG, encoded by the coding sequence ATGGTCTTCTACGTCATGCCCTCCCAGACTCCGATTCAGATTCACTCCTCCTCCGACTCCAAGACCTCCTACGTCGTCATCTTCGACGCCGGCAGCTGTGTCCACGTCTTCTGCTTCGACCACAACCTCAACCTCCTCCCCATCGGAAAAGATCTCGAGCTCTTCCTCCAGACCAAGCCCGGTCTTAGCTCCTACGCCTCCAACCCTCGCAGCGCCGCCCTGTCGCTCTCAGATCTCCTCCACAAGGCCGAAGCCACCATTCCTAAGGACCTGCGTCCCTTCACCCCCGTCCGCGTCGGCGCAACCACCGGCCTCCGGGCGTTAGGTTAG
- the LOC101302860 gene encoding protein IRX15-like — MKTTTTTTTTAAANTKLILLHPSSNFHKPTTNVSVSHRLWLLFFFTFFTLAFSLALFNTTLPNPTSLSPTSTIPLPPSISDALLHYAISSNASSSSSHMSLTEITAISNVLSTCSHTCNFLVFGLTHESLLWHALNLNGRTVFLDDNEFLISKFEQSHPYHGIEAYDVSFATRVKDFKSLLSAAKSQLQHDCRPVQNLLFSDCKLGINDMPNHIYQVPWDVILVDGPSGYSPASPGRMAPIFTAGVLARSKKGGGDKTHVFVHDIFRNVERVSSDEFLCRENLVEAVDLLGHFVVEKMEDNRFEFCRNSALSSLRSSSESSGNEDGDDDEDD, encoded by the coding sequence ATGAAGACCACCACCACCACCACAACCACTGCTGCCGCCAACACCAAGCTCATCCTCCTCCACCCCTCCTCCAACTTCCACAAACCCACCACTAATGTTTCCGTCTCCCACCGCCTTTGGCTCCTCTTCTTCTTCACCTTCTTCACTCTCGCTTTCTCCCTCGCTCTCTTCAACACCACCCTCCCCAACCCCACCTCTCTCTCCCCCACCTCCACCATCCCCCTCCCTCCCTCCATCTCCGACGCGCTTCTCCACTACGCCATTTCCTCCAACGCTTCATCCTCCTCGTCCCACATGTCCCTCACCGAGATCACAGCCATCTCCAATGTTCTAAGCACCTGCTCCCACACGTGTAACTTCCTCGTCTTCGGCCTCACGCACGAGTCCCTCCTCTGGCACGCCCTCAACCTCAACGGCCGAACCGTCTTCCTCGACGACAACGAGTTCCTCATCTCCAAGTTCGAACAGTCCCACCCATACCACGGCATCGAAGCCTACGACGTGTCGTTCGCCACCAGGGTCAAGGACTTCAAGTCCCTCCTCTCCGCCGCCAAGTCTCAACTCCAACACGACTGTCGTCCGGTGCAGAACTTGTTGTTTTCCGACTGCAAGCTCGGGATCAACGACATGCCGAATCACATATACCAAGTCCCTTGGGATGTGATCTTGGTGGACGGCCCAAGTGGGTATTCTCCGGCGTCGCCTGGTAGGATGGCACCGATTTTCACCGCCGGAGTTTTAGCCCGGAGCAAGAAGGGCGGCGGGGACAAGACCCATGTTTTCGTTCACGATATTTTTAGAAATGTTGAGAGGGTTAGTAGCGACGAGTTTCTTTGCCGGGAAAACTTGGTGGAGGCTGTGGATTTGTTGGGGCATTTTGTTGTGGAGAAAATGGAAGATAACAGATTTGAGTTTTGTAGAAACTCGGCATTATCATCATTACGGTCTTCATCTGAATCATCAGGGAATGAAGACGGTGATGATGATGAAGATGATTAA
- the LOC101306838 gene encoding uncharacterized protein At4g06744-like isoform 1, which yields MGSFFLLSVRLLHAFFIILPCFFNTVICTNHKTSLTLPSLPPLPPLIPQLLNFADQRLSVVYPIIQSFKNIITSDPLGITKTWVGADICNYKGFYCDIPPDNATATAIASIDFNGFQLSAPTLDGFIDQLPDLALFHANSNNFSGSLGIVIVVQSFIELISDRYLYFKSSTYILTWMFNMFTYSGILTPKIANLQYLYELDISNNNFFGPFPTAVLTMNSLSFLDIRYNSFTGSIPPEIFKQTLDVLFLNNNNFMQSLPDNLGATSALYLTLANNKFTGSIPKSIGSASPTLVEALLLNNLLTGCIPYELGFLRDATVFDAGNNQLTGPLPCSLGCLDKIEQLNFADNFLYGRVPEVLCELGNLANLSLSNNYFTGVGTACRKLIEKGVLDIRNNCIQDLADQRSAEECALFFLHPKSCLHPETYSLIPCKAPPKSKTKSSPYSAVPKQRF from the coding sequence ATGGGAAGCTTCTTTTTACTGTCTGTGCGCCTGCTTCATGCCTTCTTCATCATCCTTCCCTGTTTCTTCAATACTGTAATCTGCACAAACCATAAGACTTCATTAACATTACCTTCATTACCTCCATTACCTCCATTAATCCCCCAACTCCTGAATTTCGCAGACCAAAGACTCTCAGTGGTTTACCCGATTATACAATCCTTCAAGAACATCATCACTTCAGATCCATTAGGCATCACCAAAACCTGGGTTGGCGCTGACATATGCAACTACAAGGGCTTCTACTGTGACATCCCACCGGACAATGCCACCGCCACTGCCATCGCCTCCATAGATTTCAACGGCTTCCAACTCAGTGCTCCAACTCTTGACGGCTTCATAGATCAACTTCCTGACCTTGCCCTCTTTCATGCCAACTCCAACAACTTCTCAGGTAGTTTAGGAATTGTAATAGTAGTGCAGAGTTTCATTGAACTTATTTCAGATCGGTATTTGTACTTTAAGAGCTCGACATATATATTGACATGGATGTTTAATATGTTTACATACTCAGGTATCCTAACACCAAAAATTGCAAATCTCCAATACCTGTATGAGCTTGACATAAGCAACAACAACTTCTTTGGCCCTTTTCCCACGGCAGTACTCACCATGAATAGCCTTTCATTCTTGGACATTCGCTACAACTCTTTTACCGGATCCATACCACCCGAAATTTTCAAGCAAACCCTGGACGTTCTCTTCCTCAACAACAACAATTTCATGCAAAGCCTCCCTGATAACCTTGGTGCTACTTCAGCGCTCTATCTCACCTTAGCCAACAACAAATTTACTGGCTCCATTCCGAAAAGCATCGGAAGTGCTTCACCAACTTTGGTAGAAGCGCTGCTCTTGAACAATTTGTTGACCGGTTGTATCCCTTATGAACTAGGGTTTCTCAGAGATGCCACTGTGTTTGATGCCGGGAACAACCAGTTGACCGGCCCTTTGCCGTGTTCATTGGGATGCTTGGACAAGATAGAACAGCTTAACTTTGCTGATAACTTTCTCTATGGACGTGTGCCGGAGGTGCTCTGTGAACTAGGGAATTTGGCGAATCTATCTCTGTCGAACAACTACTTCACTGGAGTAGGAACAGCGTGTAGAAAGCTGATAGAAAAGGGTGTCCTTGACATAAGGAACAATTGCATTCAGGATCTTGCAGATCAAAGATCAGCGGAGGAATGTGCCTTGTTCTTCTTGCACCCTAAAAGCTGCCTGCACCCTGAGACATATAGTCTAATTCCTTGTAAGGCTCCACCAAAATCAAAGACGAAATCGTCTCCATATTCTGCAGTTCCCAAACAGAGATTCTGA
- the LOC101306838 gene encoding uncharacterized protein At4g06744-like isoform 2: MGSFFLLSVRLLHAFFIILPCFFNTVICTNHKTSLTLPSLPPLPPLIPQLLNFADQRLSVVYPIIQSFKNIITSDPLGITKTWVGADICNYKGFYCDIPPDNATATAIASIDFNGFQLSAPTLDGFIDQLPDLALFHANSNNFSGILTPKIANLQYLYELDISNNNFFGPFPTAVLTMNSLSFLDIRYNSFTGSIPPEIFKQTLDVLFLNNNNFMQSLPDNLGATSALYLTLANNKFTGSIPKSIGSASPTLVEALLLNNLLTGCIPYELGFLRDATVFDAGNNQLTGPLPCSLGCLDKIEQLNFADNFLYGRVPEVLCELGNLANLSLSNNYFTGVGTACRKLIEKGVLDIRNNCIQDLADQRSAEECALFFLHPKSCLHPETYSLIPCKAPPKSKTKSSPYSAVPKQRF; encoded by the exons ATGGGAAGCTTCTTTTTACTGTCTGTGCGCCTGCTTCATGCCTTCTTCATCATCCTTCCCTGTTTCTTCAATACTGTAATCTGCACAAACCATAAGACTTCATTAACATTACCTTCATTACCTCCATTACCTCCATTAATCCCCCAACTCCTGAATTTCGCAGACCAAAGACTCTCAGTGGTTTACCCGATTATACAATCCTTCAAGAACATCATCACTTCAGATCCATTAGGCATCACCAAAACCTGGGTTGGCGCTGACATATGCAACTACAAGGGCTTCTACTGTGACATCCCACCGGACAATGCCACCGCCACTGCCATCGCCTCCATAGATTTCAACGGCTTCCAACTCAGTGCTCCAACTCTTGACGGCTTCATAGATCAACTTCCTGACCTTGCCCTCTTTCATGCCAACTCCAACAACTTCTCAG GTATCCTAACACCAAAAATTGCAAATCTCCAATACCTGTATGAGCTTGACATAAGCAACAACAACTTCTTTGGCCCTTTTCCCACGGCAGTACTCACCATGAATAGCCTTTCATTCTTGGACATTCGCTACAACTCTTTTACCGGATCCATACCACCCGAAATTTTCAAGCAAACCCTGGACGTTCTCTTCCTCAACAACAACAATTTCATGCAAAGCCTCCCTGATAACCTTGGTGCTACTTCAGCGCTCTATCTCACCTTAGCCAACAACAAATTTACTGGCTCCATTCCGAAAAGCATCGGAAGTGCTTCACCAACTTTGGTAGAAGCGCTGCTCTTGAACAATTTGTTGACCGGTTGTATCCCTTATGAACTAGGGTTTCTCAGAGATGCCACTGTGTTTGATGCCGGGAACAACCAGTTGACCGGCCCTTTGCCGTGTTCATTGGGATGCTTGGACAAGATAGAACAGCTTAACTTTGCTGATAACTTTCTCTATGGACGTGTGCCGGAGGTGCTCTGTGAACTAGGGAATTTGGCGAATCTATCTCTGTCGAACAACTACTTCACTGGAGTAGGAACAGCGTGTAGAAAGCTGATAGAAAAGGGTGTCCTTGACATAAGGAACAATTGCATTCAGGATCTTGCAGATCAAAGATCAGCGGAGGAATGTGCCTTGTTCTTCTTGCACCCTAAAAGCTGCCTGCACCCTGAGACATATAGTCTAATTCCTTGTAAGGCTCCACCAAAATCAAAGACGAAATCGTCTCCATATTCTGCAGTTCCCAAACAGAGATTCTGA